The following is a genomic window from Calditrichota bacterium.
GAAACTTTTCTGTTCTCGGATACGATTCGCGAGAACATCGCTTTTGGCAACGACGAGGTTTCAGACGAAGAAATTGAATGGGCGGCGACAATTTCCACGATCAAAGACGACTTGATGAAATTCCCGGAGAAATATGAAACGCTCATCGGCGAACGCGGCGTGAATCTTTCCGGCGGACAAAAGCAGCGCACCGCCATTTCCAGAGCGCTGTTGCGGAAGCCGAAAATTCTCATTCTCGATGATGCGCTGTCTTCCGTGGACACTTACACCGAGGAAAAAATTTTGCGCGCGCTGAAAGAGAATCATTTTCAACAAATAAATATCGTCATCTCGCACAGAATTTCGTCGATAAAACATGCTGATCTGATTCTTGTTTTGAAAAAAGGGGAAATTGTCGAGCGCGGGACTCACGAAGAATTGCTCAGACAAAAAGCGTTTTATGCAAAATTGTACGAACAGCAACTATTGGAGCAAGCTTTGGAGGAAATTTAGTCCAAAGTCTCAGACGATTTGAAATGAAATTTTGAACATCAGAAACGTACTGATGAAACACAGACAATGACAAAGGAACATTCAACGTGGCGCCACAATTTGAAGAAGAAGAAATATTAGGAAAGGCGTACGATAGCCGGCTTTTTAACAGGCTTCTCGTTTATTTGCGGCCTTATAAATTTCAGGTGATATTAGGCGTGGCGTTGCTTTTGCTCGGAACGTTGCTGGAATTGGCCGGTCCGTACATTATGAAAATTTCGATTGACCGGTACATTGCCGTTAAAATTGCTCAGGGCTTGTGGAAATGGGTGCTCTTGTACGTGGTTGTTCTGGTTCTTCATTTTGGCGTACATCTGGTTCAAGTCTATCTGATGCAATGGATCGGTGAAAATGTGGTTTTTGACATCAGGGTCGCTGTGTTTAAGCACCTGCAATCTTTGTCGCTTTCTTTTTTTGACAAAAATCCGGTCGGCAGGCTCGTCACGCGCGTGACGACGGATGTGGAAACTTTGAACGATTGGTTTTCCGCGGGAATCGTGTCCATTTTCGGCGATATTTTTCTGCTCACCGGAATCGTCGTCGTCATGTTGAATATTCAGTGGAAGTTGGCATTGGTGACTTTTTCCGTGCTTCCGCTGCTCATCGGGATCACGGTATTTTTCCGCATTCGCATCCGAAACGTTTATCGTGAAATCCGCGCCAGGATTGCCAGGCTAAATTCGTTCTTGAACGAAAACATCACCGGCATGACCATCGTGCAGATTTTCAATCGCGAACACCAAAAATTTCGCCAATTCAAGGAATTGAACAAGAGCTACCTGGAGTCGCATCTGCGAAATATTCTTTATTATTCGATCTTTTTGCCATCGATTGAACTTATCCAATCCATTGCTCTGGCGCTGATTATCTGGTTCGGCGGGATGTGGTATTACAAAGGAGAAGTCACTTTTGGCATTCTGGTGCTTTTCATTCAATATTCCAGAAGATTCTTTCGTCCCATTTCCGATTTGACGGACAAGTACAATATTATGCAATCCGCCATGGCGTCTTCAGAAAGAATTTTTCATTTATTGGACGAAAAACCAAACATCGAAAATCCGCCCCAGCCGGAGCAATTAAGATCTTTCTCCGGTCACATCGAATTTCGTAACGTCTGGTTTGCCTACCGCAATTTGCCGGACAATTCGCCAGAATTTG
Proteins encoded in this region:
- a CDS encoding ABC transporter ATP-binding protein, whose protein sequence is MAPQFEEEEILGKAYDSRLFNRLLVYLRPYKFQVILGVALLLLGTLLELAGPYIMKISIDRYIAVKIAQGLWKWVLLYVVVLVLHFGVHLVQVYLMQWIGENVVFDIRVAVFKHLQSLSLSFFDKNPVGRLVTRVTTDVETLNDWFSAGIVSIFGDIFLLTGIVVVMLNIQWKLALVTFSVLPLLIGITVFFRIRIRNVYREIRARIARLNSFLNENITGMTIVQIFNREHQKFRQFKELNKSYLESHLRNILYYSIFLPSIELIQSIALALIIWFGGMWYYKGEVTFGILVLFIQYSRRFFRPISDLTDKYNIMQSAMASSERIFHLLDEKPNIENPPQPEQLRSFSGHIEFRNVWFAYRNLPDNSPEFVLKNISFEVRPGEKIAFVGATGAGKSSIINLLCRFYDCTKGEILLDGMNIKNLEVSDVRHHIGLVLQDVFIFADTIKENIRLGNREIEDEKIQQLAQYVNAHQFIAQLPARYEEPMMERGASLSTGQKQLLAFARALAYNPTVLILDEATSSVDTESEILIQNALNKLMKSRTSIFIAHRLSTVQNCDRIIVLHKGEIRERGTHQQLLRQKGIYYKLYRLQYLSTEKEGF